A portion of the bacterium genome contains these proteins:
- the rpsC gene encoding 30S ribosomal protein S3, which produces MGQKVNPISFRLQAHKNWDSRWFASKKDFAKNLVEDDKIRKHIEKRFESRPTIDRIEIERTENLITITIHTAKAGVVIGRGGAGVQELKLQLEKLVSLPVRINIEEVRRPELSAKLVAENVAHQLERRINFRRAVKMALQNVMNAGAKGVRIEVAGRLNGAEMSRREKFSEGSVPLHTIRADINYHGARAQTPAGIIGVKVWINKGERNDK; this is translated from the coding sequence ATGGGACAGAAAGTAAATCCAATCAGTTTCCGTCTTCAGGCTCACAAAAACTGGGATTCTCGATGGTTCGCATCTAAAAAAGATTTTGCAAAGAACTTGGTAGAAGACGACAAGATCCGCAAGCACATTGAAAAGCGCTTCGAATCTCGCCCAACTATCGATCGCATCGAAATCGAACGAACTGAAAACCTAATCACCATCACAATTCACACTGCTAAGGCTGGTGTTGTGATCGGTCGAGGCGGTGCTGGCGTTCAAGAGTTGAAACTTCAACTTGAGAAACTCGTTAGCCTTCCAGTTCGAATCAATATCGAAGAAGTTCGACGCCCAGAACTTTCAGCAAAACTTGTTGCTGAAAACGTCGCTCATCAACTTGAACGCCGAATTAACTTCCGCCGTGCGGTAAAAATGGCGCTTCAAAATGTGATGAACGCTGGCGCAAAAGGTGTTCGAATCGAGGTGGCTGGTCGTCTCAACGGCGCTGAAATGAGCCGCCGTGAGAAATTCTCAGAAGGCTCTGTGCCACTTCATACAATTCGCGCTGACATCAATTATCACGGTGCTCGCGCCCAAACTCCTGCTGGTATTATCGGCGTGAAAGTTTGGATTAACAAAGGTGAAAGGAACGATAAGTAA
- the rplV gene encoding 50S ribosomal protein L22: MATKTTRAYIKGVAQTPRKVSIVASLVRGRTVADALVILDHTPRRSALAVKKAIQSAAANAKNNDNVDPKTLVLTTVSVTAGARLKRFKPHMRGMALPFQKKSSNILIEVSGVVKEKKAPAKKAEVKKTPAKKAEKESK, from the coding sequence ATGGCTACTAAAACAACACGTGCTTACATCAAAGGTGTCGCTCAGACTCCACGAAAAGTTTCGATCGTTGCTTCGCTTGTTCGAGGCCGAACTGTTGCTGATGCCCTTGTTATCCTTGATCACACTCCACGCCGAAGTGCGTTGGCAGTGAAAAAGGCTATCCAATCTGCTGCGGCAAATGCTAAAAACAACGACAACGTAGATCCAAAAACTTTGGTTTTGACTACTGTTTCTGTAACTGCTGGCGCTCGCCTCAAGCGATTCAAGCCTCATATGCGAGGTATGGCGCTTCCATTCCAGAAGAAATCTTCTAACATTTTGATCGAAGTTTCTGGCGTGGTTAAAGAGAAAAAGGCTCCAGCCAAAAAAGCCGAAGTTAAGAAAACCCCTGCTAAAAAAGCAGAGAAAGAGAGCAAATAA
- the rpsS gene encoding 30S ribosomal protein S19, which produces MSRSLKKGPFIDFKLAKKVAALGADDRTVIKTWARACTITPEMVGRTIAVHNGRLHVPVYITENMVGHKLGEFSPTRKFRKHGGKDKK; this is translated from the coding sequence ATGAGTCGTTCATTGAAAAAAGGTCCGTTTATCGACTTCAAACTTGCTAAAAAGGTAGCAGCGCTTGGTGCCGATGACCGAACGGTAATCAAAACTTGGGCTCGCGCTTGTACAATCACTCCAGAAATGGTTGGTCGAACAATCGCTGTCCACAACGGTCGCCTTCATGTTCCTGTTTACATCACAGAAAACATGGTTGGCCACAAACTTGGTGAATTTTCACCAACACGCAAATTCCGCAAACACGGTGGAAAGGATAAAAAATAA
- the rplB gene encoding 50S ribosomal protein L2 produces the protein MAIKKYNPTTPARRGMTTEDYSEITTKKPLKSLLKAKKQNAGRNNSGRITVRHRGGGVKRHYRILTHKLPLGLTLTVREIEYDPNRSARIARVQDQNGKFYYVLADTSMFQGKTFQTGSQIEIEESNRLPLSDIPVGAQIYAIEITPGKGAQMVRSAGAKAQLMAKEGDYAQVKLPSGEVRKFRLESHASLGTVGNIQHQNVKIGSAGRNRRKGIRPTVRGVVMNAVDHPHGGGDGGRHGIGRATPRTPWGQPTLGYKTRRRKSTNKFIVKSRHEAKRRK, from the coding sequence ATGGCTATCAAAAAGTATAACCCAACGACTCCTGCTCGACGAGGTATGACCACTGAGGATTATAGCGAAATCACAACCAAGAAACCGCTAAAATCTCTCTTGAAGGCAAAAAAGCAAAATGCTGGTCGCAACAACTCTGGTCGAATTACTGTTCGACACCGAGGTGGTGGTGTAAAGAGGCATTACCGCATCTTGACCCACAAATTGCCACTTGGCTTGACTTTGACCGTTCGTGAAATCGAATACGATCCAAACCGATCCGCTCGAATCGCCCGCGTTCAAGATCAAAATGGCAAATTCTACTACGTTTTGGCTGACACTTCTATGTTCCAAGGCAAAACTTTCCAAACTGGTTCACAGATTGAAATCGAAGAGTCTAACCGCCTTCCACTTTCAGACATTCCAGTTGGTGCGCAAATTTACGCAATTGAAATCACTCCAGGCAAAGGTGCCCAAATGGTTCGTTCGGCTGGCGCAAAAGCACAGTTGATGGCTAAAGAAGGTGACTATGCTCAGGTGAAATTGCCATCTGGTGAAGTTCGAAAATTCCGCTTGGAATCTCACGCTTCTCTCGGAACAGTTGGTAATATTCAGCACCAAAACGTAAAAATTGGTTCTGCTGGACGCAATCGCCGCAAAGGTATTCGCCCAACAGTTCGTGGTGTTGTTATGAACGCTGTAGATCACCCACACGGTGGTGGTGACGGTGGTCGTCACGGTATCGGCCGCGCGACTCCACGCACACCTTGGGGTCAACCAACTCTCGGCTACAAAACTCGTCGCCGCAAGAGCACTAATAAATTTATCGTGAAGAGTCGTCACGAAGCGAAGAGGAGAAAATAA
- a CDS encoding 50S ribosomal protein L23 gives MAIKPITPRATEKTYALSVEKNVYAFNVPLSLNKNQIKEAIEKEFGVTVTGVRTVIQSGKVKRINKSRNPKRYVAGSTTQKDIKKAYVSVKEGDKIAIFETEAAQTEEKK, from the coding sequence ATGGCTATCAAACCTATTACTCCACGAGCAACCGAGAAAACTTATGCTCTTTCTGTAGAAAAAAATGTTTACGCATTTAATGTACCGCTTTCTTTGAACAAAAATCAAATCAAAGAAGCGATTGAAAAAGAATTCGGCGTAACCGTAACTGGTGTTCGAACCGTAATTCAATCTGGAAAAGTTAAGCGAATCAACAAATCTCGCAATCCAAAGCGATATGTTGCTGGCTCAACTACCCAGAAAGATATCAAAAAAGCCTATGTTTCTGTAAAAGAAGGCGACAAAATCGCAATCTTTGAAACTGAGGCCGCTCAAACTGAGGAGAAGAAGTAA
- the rplD gene encoding 50S ribosomal protein L4, with the protein MAEKTTLPKSVFAVEVRNHELLKLAYDAYLANNRLASATTKQRGEVRGGGKKPWRQKGTGRARFGSIRNPIWRGGGIVFGPRGNENYTKKISKTSKRVALRQALTVKADKVLVSEIKTTGKTAEVAKFLADNKLNRRILIVAEKTDELIRATSNLSEVLLVSPMYLNVFDILNADHIVIAPQAVEIIENWLGGEK; encoded by the coding sequence ATGGCTGAAAAAACAACTCTACCAAAGAGCGTTTTTGCGGTTGAAGTTCGCAATCATGAACTTTTGAAACTTGCCTACGACGCTTACTTGGCAAATAATCGACTTGCTTCGGCAACAACCAAACAGCGTGGTGAAGTCCGCGGTGGTGGTAAAAAGCCTTGGCGCCAAAAGGGAACTGGTCGAGCACGATTTGGCTCAATCCGTAACCCAATCTGGCGAGGCGGTGGTATCGTTTTTGGACCACGCGGTAACGAAAACTACACCAAGAAAATTTCAAAAACTTCTAAGCGAGTTGCGCTTCGACAGGCGTTGACTGTTAAGGCCGACAAAGTGCTTGTTTCTGAAATCAAGACCACTGGTAAAACTGCTGAAGTTGCTAAATTCTTGGCAGACAACAAACTCAACCGACGAATCTTGATCGTTGCAGAAAAAACCGATGAGTTGATTCGCGCAACCAGCAACCTTTCTGAAGTTTTGCTTGTTTCGCCAATGTATCTAAATGTTTTCGACATTCTTAACGCTGACCACATTGTCATTGCGCCACAAGCAGTCGAAATCATTGAAAACTGGTTAGGAGGAGAAAAATAA
- the rplC gene encoding 50S ribosomal protein L3, with protein sequence MKTLLGTKIGMTQIIGEDGVATPITLIQAGPVTVTQVKTVETDGYNAVQVAFGEGKNLSKAVAGHVKPAEVTPKHIREFRVDEISSEIKVGSKINVEAFALGDIVDVTGTSKGKGFAGTVKRHNFNTSKSSHGGNGNVRRVGSIGSMYPQKVFKGKRMPGRMGHDRVTVKNLVVAYIDAENNLIGLKGAVPGPKKGLVSIGGKA encoded by the coding sequence ATGAAAACACTTCTCGGTACCAAGATTGGTATGACCCAAATCATCGGCGAAGATGGCGTTGCAACACCAATTACGCTAATTCAAGCCGGCCCTGTGACTGTGACTCAGGTCAAGACTGTCGAAACTGACGGTTACAACGCAGTCCAAGTGGCTTTTGGTGAGGGTAAGAACCTGAGCAAGGCCGTGGCTGGACATGTAAAACCAGCAGAGGTAACTCCGAAGCATATTCGTGAGTTCCGCGTTGACGAGATTTCTTCAGAAATCAAAGTCGGCTCAAAAATCAATGTTGAAGCGTTTGCGCTCGGCGACATCGTAGATGTTACTGGCACAAGCAAAGGTAAAGGTTTTGCAGGAACCGTTAAACGCCACAACTTCAACACAAGTAAAAGTTCTCACGGTGGCAACGGCAACGTTCGACGCGTGGGTTCAATCGGTTCAATGTATCCACAAAAAGTCTTCAAAGGTAAGCGAATGCCTGGCCGAATGGGTCACGACCGCGTAACTGTGAAGAATCTTGTTGTTGCGTACATTGACGCAGAAAACAACCTTATTGGTCTAAAAGGCGCTGTGCCAGGACCTAAGAAGGGTCTCGTAAGTATTGGAGGTAAAGCATAA
- a CDS encoding HU family DNA-binding protein: protein MAIEYKPIELKNPTKLSEPAKWYAKASMTRSVDLEEIAKAISKQSTTVSHIDVYAVLLALTDEIGDRLVNGENIHLGKLGYFRTTLKSKGVETKDKVNSSIIEEAKVRFVAGKALEEKIKAAEFVAAKK from the coding sequence ATGGCTATTGAATATAAACCAATTGAACTAAAAAATCCAACCAAATTGTCCGAGCCTGCCAAATGGTACGCCAAGGCGTCGATGACTCGAAGTGTTGACCTTGAAGAAATTGCCAAGGCGATTAGCAAGCAATCCACTACTGTGAGCCACATTGATGTCTATGCCGTGCTGTTGGCGCTTACAGATGAAATTGGCGATAGGTTGGTGAATGGCGAGAATATTCATTTGGGAAAGCTTGGTTATTTCCGCACAACCCTGAAAAGCAAGGGTGTCGAAACCAAAGATAAGGTGAACTCTTCAATTATCGAAGAAGCGAAAGTGCGTTTTGTTGCCGGTAAAGCGCTGGAAGAAAAAATCAAAGCGGCAGAATTTGTTGCGGCGAAGAAATAA
- the rpsJ gene encoding 30S ribosomal protein S10: protein MSEGLTIRIRLKAYDHKVIDQSAKQIVDTAIRTGATVAGPVPLPTRKSTFTVVKSPHVYKPGGEAYEMRVHKRLIDITNATPKTIDSLQNLSLPAGVDAEIKM from the coding sequence ATGTCAGAAGGATTGACAATTCGCATTCGCCTAAAAGCGTATGATCACAAAGTTATTGACCAAAGCGCAAAGCAAATCGTTGATACAGCCATCAGGACTGGCGCAACTGTTGCTGGACCGGTTCCGCTTCCAACTCGAAAGAGCACTTTCACCGTTGTGAAGTCTCCACACGTTTACAAGCCAGGTGGTGAAGCCTATGAAATGCGCGTTCATAAACGCCTTATCGATATCACCAACGCAACACCAAAGACTATCGATTCTCTTCAGAACCTAAGTCTTCCAGCCGGTGTTGATGCTGAAATCAAGATGTAA
- a CDS encoding phosphoglycerate mutase: MVKLVFARHGESEWNKANLFTGWADVDLSEKGVQQAVDAGKLIKEAGIEFGLAFTSVLKRAIKTTNLALEASDQLWVPVEKSWRLNERHYGGLTGKNKAEAAAEFGNEQVHIWRRSYDVLPPAMDKGDEHSAHNDRRYKSLDSSVIPDAENLKVTFERALPFWEDKIAPALKSGKNVFVGAHGNSIRALVKHIKGLSDEEIMDVEIPNFPPLVFELDEDLNILNEYFLGE, translated from the coding sequence ATGGTAAAATTAGTTTTTGCGCGACACGGTGAGAGCGAATGGAATAAAGCCAATCTCTTCACGGGTTGGGCTGATGTAGATTTAAGCGAAAAAGGCGTTCAGCAAGCAGTTGATGCGGGTAAATTGATAAAAGAGGCGGGGATCGAGTTCGGCTTAGCCTTTACTTCTGTACTAAAGCGCGCCATCAAAACCACCAACCTTGCCCTCGAAGCATCAGACCAACTTTGGGTTCCGGTCGAAAAATCTTGGCGCCTCAACGAGCGCCACTATGGCGGTTTGACTGGTAAGAATAAGGCTGAGGCAGCCGCAGAATTTGGCAATGAGCAAGTTCACATTTGGCGCCGAAGTTATGATGTTTTACCTCCAGCAATGGATAAAGGTGACGAGCACTCGGCGCACAACGACCGCCGTTACAAATCGCTAGATTCAAGCGTAATTCCAGATGCAGAAAATCTTAAGGTTACTTTCGAGCGCGCCCTACCTTTCTGGGAAGACAAAATTGCGCCGGCCCTCAAGTCTGGCAAAAATGTTTTTGTCGGCGCTCACGGCAACTCAATCCGCGCGCTTGTCAAGCATATTAAAGGTCTTTCCGATGAAGAGATTATGGATGTAGAAATCCCTAACTTCCCTCCTCTTGTCTTTGAACTGGACGAAGATCTCAATATTTTGAACGAATATTTCTTGGGTGAGTAA
- the tuf gene encoding elongation factor Tu: MAEFDRSKPHVNVGTMGHVDHGKTTLTAAITAVLAKKLPSEVNKPVAYDQIDNAPEEKARGITIASSHQEYESENRHYAHVDMPGHADYVKNMITGAAQVDGAVLVIAATDGPMPQTREHVLLAKQVGVPKIVVFLNKMDMADEELVELIEMDVRELLSNNGFDGDNAPVIKGSALKALEGDAKYEDAIMELVAAMDSYIEEPARDMDKPFLMPIEDVFSIKGRGTVATGRIEQGIVKLNDEVEIVGLKESQKTVVTGIEAFKKSLDQGQAGDNAGLLLRGIDREQIERGQVIAAPGTITPHTEFEAQVYILKKEEGGRHTPFSKGYKPQFYFRTTDVTGEVELPADKEMVMPGDDVTFKVKLQAPIAMEQGLNFAIREGGRTVGAGVVTSIIK; encoded by the coding sequence ATGGCAGAATTTGACCGCTCAAAGCCACACGTAAACGTTGGTACTATGGGACACGTTGACCACGGTAAAACAACTCTTACTGCGGCTATCACAGCAGTTCTTGCAAAAAAACTTCCATCAGAAGTTAACAAACCAGTTGCGTACGATCAAATCGACAACGCACCAGAAGAAAAAGCTCGTGGTATCACCATCGCTTCTTCTCACCAAGAATACGAATCAGAAAACCGACACTACGCTCACGTTGACATGCCTGGTCACGCCGACTACGTTAAAAACATGATCACTGGTGCTGCGCAGGTTGACGGTGCGGTTCTTGTTATCGCTGCAACTGACGGCCCAATGCCACAGACTCGCGAGCACGTTCTTCTTGCTAAGCAGGTTGGTGTGCCTAAGATCGTTGTCTTCTTGAACAAGATGGACATGGCTGATGAAGAACTCGTTGAATTGATCGAAATGGATGTTCGTGAGCTTCTTTCAAACAACGGCTTCGATGGCGACAACGCACCAGTTATTAAGGGTTCTGCATTGAAGGCACTTGAAGGTGATGCTAAATACGAAGACGCTATTATGGAATTGGTTGCTGCGATGGATTCTTACATCGAAGAGCCAGCACGAGACATGGACAAACCATTCTTGATGCCTATCGAAGACGTCTTCTCAATCAAAGGTCGTGGTACTGTTGCGACTGGTCGTATTGAGCAAGGTATCGTTAAACTTAACGACGAAGTTGAAATTGTTGGTCTTAAAGAATCACAAAAGACTGTCGTTACTGGTATCGAAGCCTTCAAAAAATCTCTTGACCAAGGTCAAGCAGGTGACAACGCTGGTCTTCTTCTCCGAGGTATTGACCGCGAACAAATCGAGCGTGGACAAGTTATCGCTGCTCCTGGCACAATTACTCCACACACAGAGTTCGAGGCTCAAGTTTACATCTTGAAAAAAGAAGAAGGTGGACGACACACTCCATTCTCAAAGGGTTACAAACCACAATTCTACTTCCGAACAACTGACGTTACTGGTGAAGTTGAACTTCCAGCGGACAAAGAAATGGTTATGCCTGGCGATGATGTAACCTTCAAGGTTAAACTTCAAGCGCCTATCGCTATGGAGCAGGGTTTGAACTTTGCTATCCGCGAAGGTGGCCGAACTGTTGGTGCTGGTGTTGTTACATCAATCATCAAATAA
- a CDS encoding aminotransferase class V-fold PLP-dependent enzyme has translation MNDFDYLGENHHYFDGACQTLRPRVVMDVMNEYFTQYNSCGERVKYAWGRKVDEKVAESREAVIDLLKLRKRDYFVSFTLNTTYGLNLLLSQLELPISRIITTEIEHNSVFLSTIAFAKRTGVERIILPREIDGSISLENNFSDSLVVVNAVSNIDGRRLENVAKLVKQIKKQGGFVILDAAQAIGSNFELLQKVPADAIVFSAHKAYSASLGVMIVRRDLTRFIKTSFVGGGMVSGVTADDFEMLDGDHIHAIFEPGLQAWAEIIALKPALEWLKKAKKSSRITEFSQEIFDFLKEQKDVVVLNEKSSPVISFYHKDLDAHLIAQALSQEGIMVRSGYFCCHYYLKEVKNYPHLVRISLGLHNTKEDIVKLRQVLERILG, from the coding sequence TTGAACGATTTTGATTATTTAGGCGAGAATCATCACTATTTTGACGGGGCTTGCCAAACTTTGCGCCCGCGAGTTGTTATGGATGTCATGAATGAATATTTTACGCAGTACAACTCTTGTGGCGAGCGCGTGAAATACGCTTGGGGTCGCAAAGTTGACGAAAAGGTTGCGGAGAGTCGAGAGGCTGTTATTGACCTTTTGAAATTAAGAAAGCGCGATTATTTTGTAAGTTTTACGCTCAATACGACTTATGGATTGAATCTGCTTCTGAGCCAACTCGAACTACCGATTTCTCGCATTATTACGACTGAGATTGAGCACAACTCTGTTTTTTTGTCGACTATCGCTTTTGCTAAGAGAACGGGTGTGGAGAGAATTATTTTGCCAAGAGAGATCGACGGATCTATTTCTCTTGAAAATAATTTTTCGGACAGTTTGGTTGTTGTTAACGCTGTCTCCAATATCGATGGAAGGCGTCTTGAAAATGTGGCTAAGTTGGTGAAGCAGATTAAAAAACAGGGTGGATTTGTTATTTTGGATGCAGCGCAAGCAATTGGCTCTAATTTTGAACTTCTTCAAAAAGTTCCTGCCGATGCGATTGTGTTTTCTGCGCATAAAGCATATTCTGCCAGCCTTGGCGTTATGATTGTGCGTCGTGATTTGACCAGATTTATCAAAACTAGTTTTGTTGGCGGTGGAATGGTTTCGGGCGTAACTGCTGATGATTTCGAGATGTTGGACGGCGATCATATCCACGCGATTTTTGAGCCGGGACTACAGGCGTGGGCGGAGATTATTGCACTTAAGCCGGCACTCGAGTGGCTAAAAAAAGCCAAAAAATCCTCCCGAATCACAGAATTTTCGCAAGAAATTTTTGACTTTCTAAAAGAGCAAAAAGATGTTGTGGTATTGAATGAGAAATCTTCTCCGGTGATTAGTTTTTACCATAAAGATCTGGATGCGCATTTAATCGCTCAAGCGCTTTCTCAAGAAGGAATTATGGTTCGAAGCGGATATTTTTGCTGTCACTACTATCTCAAAGAAGTTAAGAACTATCCCCATTTAGTGAGGATTTCGCTTGGTCTTCACAACACAAAAGAAGATATTGTCAAATTAAGACAGGTTTTGGAAAGGATACTCGGATGA
- the fusA gene encoding elongation factor G codes for MNKNTPLEKFRNVGIIAHIDAGKTTTTEGILYRTGLTHKIGVVRGEGDGATTDWMEQEKERGITITSAAVTCFWKDHKINIIDTPGHIDFTAEVERSLRVLDGAVTVFDGKMGVEAQSETVWRQADKYGVPRVCFINKINQTGGDFYKSIQSIHERLSRQAFPIHLPIGFEQEINGVVDLIDMKAYTYDNYADHELKVGEIPADMLEKAKNARSLLVENAVEADDELMMRFFDEGEESITTEELKAALRKRVLAGDFFLVTGGDGRGVIVEKVLDLITDYLPSPLDVSAIQGTDPKTGDAIERKPSITEPTSALAFKIATDPFVGKLVFIRVYSGKITAGSYVLNTMTGKKERVGRLVRMHADKREDITEIGAGDIAAVVGLKDVTTGATLCDLNHGIILEGIEFAEPPVSIAVEPKTKADQEKMGIALQRLAEEDPTFRVHTDEETGQTIMSGMGELHLDILIDRMKREFNVEANIGEPQVAFRETIRGIAQAQGKHAKQSGGRGQYGDVWIKFEPNEAGKGFEFIDEIKGGVVPQEYRKPVEQGIKETLEGGVIAGYPVVDVKATLYDGSYHDVDSSELAFKLAGALATRAGIKDAKPVLLEPVMKVEITTPEEFMGDVIGDLNSRRGRIDSMDDLMGGSKLVRGFVPLANMFGYTSDLRSMSKGRAASTMELAQYEEVPPNVAQEIIEKRNAK; via the coding sequence ATGAATAAAAATACTCCATTGGAAAAATTCCGAAACGTTGGTATCATCGCGCACATCGACGCTGGTAAGACCACCACAACTGAAGGTATCCTTTACCGAACAGGTTTGACACATAAAATTGGTGTTGTTCGTGGTGAAGGTGACGGTGCGACAACCGACTGGATGGAACAAGAAAAAGAACGCGGTATTACAATTACGTCTGCTGCGGTGACTTGTTTCTGGAAAGACCATAAAATCAACATCATCGACACCCCAGGTCACATCGACTTTACGGCGGAAGTTGAGCGCTCACTTCGCGTTCTTGACGGTGCTGTGACTGTTTTCGACGGTAAAATGGGTGTGGAAGCGCAGTCCGAAACTGTTTGGCGACAGGCTGACAAATACGGCGTGCCTCGTGTTTGCTTTATCAACAAAATTAACCAAACTGGTGGTGACTTCTACAAGTCTATTCAATCTATCCACGAGCGATTGAGCCGACAGGCGTTCCCAATTCACCTTCCAATTGGCTTCGAGCAAGAAATCAACGGTGTCGTTGATCTTATCGATATGAAGGCTTACACCTACGACAACTACGCTGACCACGAATTGAAGGTTGGTGAAATCCCAGCAGATATGCTTGAGAAGGCTAAAAATGCTCGTTCGCTTCTTGTTGAAAACGCTGTTGAGGCTGATGATGAGTTGATGATGCGATTCTTTGATGAAGGTGAAGAAAGCATTACTACCGAAGAACTTAAAGCCGCGCTACGCAAGCGGGTTTTGGCGGGTGACTTCTTCCTTGTAACTGGTGGTGACGGCCGCGGTGTGATCGTGGAAAAGGTTCTTGACCTTATTACTGATTACCTACCAAGCCCACTTGATGTTTCTGCCATTCAAGGAACTGATCCTAAGACTGGTGACGCTATCGAGCGTAAGCCATCTATAACTGAGCCAACTTCTGCTTTGGCATTTAAGATTGCTACTGACCCATTCGTTGGTAAACTTGTCTTTATCCGTGTTTATAGTGGTAAAATTACGGCTGGATCATATGTTCTCAACACTATGACTGGCAAAAAAGAACGCGTTGGACGACTTGTTCGAATGCATGCTGACAAGCGTGAGGATATCACAGAAATCGGCGCTGGTGACATTGCGGCTGTTGTGGGTCTTAAGGATGTTACAACTGGTGCGACACTTTGTGATCTCAACCACGGTATCATTCTCGAAGGTATCGAATTTGCCGAGCCTCCAGTTTCGATCGCCGTTGAGCCAAAAACCAAGGCTGACCAAGAAAAGATGGGTATCGCACTTCAACGACTTGCTGAAGAAGATCCAACTTTCCGCGTTCATACTGATGAAGAAACCGGCCAAACAATTATGTCTGGTATGGGTGAACTTCACCTTGACATCTTAATCGACCGAATGAAGCGTGAGTTTAACGTTGAAGCCAACATTGGTGAACCTCAAGTTGCTTTCCGTGAAACTATCCGCGGTATTGCTCAAGCGCAAGGTAAGCATGCTAAGCAGTCTGGTGGTCGTGGTCAATACGGTGACGTTTGGATTAAGTTTGAACCAAATGAAGCCGGAAAAGGCTTTGAATTTATTGATGAAATCAAAGGTGGTGTTGTTCCTCAAGAGTACCGCAAGCCTGTTGAGCAAGGTATTAAAGAAACTCTCGAAGGCGGTGTTATCGCTGGATATCCAGTAGTTGATGTTAAAGCAACTCTTTATGATGGTTCTTACCACGATGTCGACTCAAGCGAACTTGCCTTTAAGTTGGCTGGTGCTCTCGCAACTCGTGCAGGTATTAAGGATGCTAAGCCAGTTCTTCTTGAGCCTGTAATGAAGGTAGAAATCACCACTCCAGAAGAGTTCATGGGTGACGTGATCGGAGACCTTAACTCTCGCCGTGGTCGAATCGACTCAATGGATGACCTCATGGGTGGCTCAAAGTTGGTTCGTGGCTTCGTGCCTCTTGCCAATATGTTTGGCTACACCTCTGACCTTCGTTCAATGAGTAAGGGTCGTGCGGCTTCTACAATGGAACTCGCTCAGTATGAAGAAGTTCCACCTAATGTCGCGCAAGAAATCATCGAAAAGCGCAATGCTAAATAA
- a CDS encoding ribonuclease H — MEYEEGRCEICLDDKTSLRLAEGTFNEEELADAEFLLEEFEKEQKSFQKSVEKRVLYTDGSASPNPGPGGFAVIENGTPIFLGGEENSTNIRMEGLALKSALEILSRQEAEIWTDSEFWLNVLTKWAPAWQKSGWKKKSGEIKNLDIVKPLFELYQNSHAEIKWLRGHAGHEFNEMADEWANRAREGERV; from the coding sequence ATGGAGTATGAAGAAGGCCGGTGTGAAATTTGCCTGGACGATAAAACTTCTCTTAGATTAGCCGAAGGAACCTTTAACGAAGAAGAGTTGGCGGATGCGGAGTTTTTGTTGGAAGAATTCGAGAAGGAGCAAAAGTCTTTTCAAAAATCAGTTGAAAAGCGAGTGCTTTATACCGATGGCTCAGCCAGCCCTAATCCTGGACCAGGAGGGTTCGCGGTGATTGAAAACGGCACGCCGATTTTTCTTGGCGGCGAGGAAAATTCTACTAATATCAGAATGGAAGGTTTGGCGCTTAAGTCCGCTCTTGAGATATTGAGCAGACAGGAGGCGGAGATCTGGACGGATAGCGAGTTTTGGCTCAATGTTTTGACAAAATGGGCGCCCGCTTGGCAAAAATCTGGCTGGAAAAAGAAATCAGGTGAGATCAAAAACTTGGATATCGTCAAGCCTCTCTTTGAACTTTATCAAAATTCTCACGCAGAGATCAAGTGGTTAAGAGGCCATGCTGGGCATGAATTCAACGAGATGGCGGATGAATGGGCGAATCGTGCGCGCGAGGGTGAGCGGGTTTAG